Genomic window (Desulfobotulus pelophilus):
ACTGATGGGGCTGGACAGCGAAACCCTGCCCGATGATCTGGCCCGGCGCATGGCCATCCTATCCGAGGGCTGCATGTCTCCGGAGCTGGACGAGCAGGCGGTAGTGAAGCTTTTTCTGGTGCTGCCCGTGTTTGGTTACACATTGTCGGAGACCATTTTGAATCTGACCGGAGAGGGTGCAGAACTGGGGGAGTAGAAGCCCTCTGGCGGGATCAGGGCATACGGGCGGCCTTGAATCTTGGCCACGCCAGGGGGAAGATGCTGTTTGAATTAAGGCCGGATGTCTTTCCGCAGGGGTTTTTAACGGGGGTGGAAACGGCGCTGTGGGGGAGGTTTTATGAGGAGCTGAACAGCCAGTAGGGGCAGGCTGCCGTCATTAAGGTCGTTAAGGTCTTTAAAGTCCTTAAGGGCCTTAAGGACTTTAAGGGCTATGGCCCGATGGCCAAGGAGCCGGGCCGGATTCCGGCCCAGCGAGTAGAGGCTTCAGATGAGAAAAGGGGTCTGACCCCTTTTATTCCTTACTCCTTTTTAAGGAATTTCCGTCCCACTTATGTTCAGGGTCAGGTATGAAAGTCACGCCACTGCCCTGATATTGTGCACCCCACCAGAGTATAAATAGCCAACCTCCGGGAATTTTTGCTCTGTATGAGTTTCGAGGCGGACCTTCGTTCTTTATTTCTTCCCATTTGAGGGTTCCTGCATACTCTTTGCTAAATAGCCCCACGACTTTCACCTTCTACTAATGAGTTCATAACGTGGAAAAGGGGTCTGGAAAAGGGGTCTGACCCCTTTTACTTTTAAACCAGTCGGAGCTATCAGATATGTCTAAAGACTGCTGAGATAGAATTCTTTTCTTCTCTTTCCCGTCCTCCGTATCAAATATATAGGTACAATCCTTCTCAAAGAGATGGAATAGCCATACTGCCGAAGATTTCAAAAACTCGCGCTTCATGTCAGAGTGAACGGAGTAATGCTCTACCCCTGCATGGAAAGCCCTCTCGTAGACATCCTCCTCGTCCATGCGGTCCGGATCAAAGTTCCTACTCAACCGAGCTAGCTCTTCTTCCTCGACGTTCTTTGCCTCATTCTCTATCGCATCAAATGTCGGCAACAGCCTGCTTTCTATTGTAAATAAGAGCGACTCTATTCTTGAGATAATTTCGATCTTATCGTAATCATAAAGATATTTCACAGGATTCCTCTATGCTGCATAGAACATAATAAGAAAAGGGGTCTGACCCCTTTTATTTTGGAAGGTTCTCCAAGTTATCTTTAGCTCTTTCGTTGGCATCGGTCCTCAGGAAGCGCCGCCCATTCACCGTGATGATGTGGATATCCTGTCCTTTCTTCCACTTATCATTGCTATCTTTAAGAATCGTTATGAATGTCTTGTCGTCGTCCATTTTTGAAAGGACGTCTGTCCTGGTCCAGGTTTCACCAGCTCCAATGGTGTCCCCATTATCTTTATGCACCTTCACCTTATCGATGTACTGATCATCGCTGTCATAACGAACGGCTGATATCCCATAGTCTGCCCATTTGGCCATTTCTCCATCCTCCTAACTCAGGTGGAACCTAACTGGCTCCATTGGTGTGATATAATGGGGCGGCGGATCAGCTGCAAAAGCTAAAAGGGGGCTGCCCCCTTTTTGTTCTTGTTAAAGGAAACACTACCATTCTTCAGGGAGACTCTGCCATTCATCGTAATAATAAGAATCACAAGAGGTTATAAACGTATGAACCTCATTCATTGCCCCACAAAGAAGTTCCAATCTTATAACCTTCGGATAATTTAAAGACGTCTTACCTCCTTCCTTGTTATGAGCATACCGAAGGTTTTGGCCTGATTTATCAATACGCTGTAACTCATTCAGCAAGCCCTCAGTATTGTTTACTGGCTTCTTATCTGCCTTTGGCCATGTATCCAACAAAACCGGCTTTACGATTTTCCACAAGCCAATAATATTATGGCCTGACGACTTCTTTTTTTCTGATTTTGCAAGTCTACCGCAATTAACGATAGTACAGATAAGACTTTTAAGAGCCAATTCGATCGAATGCCGGTATAAATAAACGATCGGCATAAACAACTCATCTGGATGATACTGATCAGGATCATTTTCTTGAGCCCAGATTGCCATATTTGCGCATCTAAGATACGCTGCCGAGACTCTAGATTCATCAGCACAAAACTCATAAGCATGGTTTACAAAACATTTTGTTTTAGAATCAGAAACATCTCCCGACATACCATAGAATGACTTCCTGACATCTGGCCAGAAGCACGTTACCTCGCTATTCATACATCACCTAAAAAGATTCTGTAGCCATGTTAAAATGCAGACCAAGGAAGTATTCCGCCCTGCTGCACCTTTTAAAAAACGATCCTTTTCCATACCCCACCCTTTTTCTTCTGGCAAGCCCGGTATACATTTCCCGTAACTTTTTCCCATTCGCATCAACATCTTGACATTCCATTCCGGTCTGGGTACAGTTTTTATACTGCGGCAAAAAACCGCAGCCGGGATTAGCCTCCCGCTTGAACAGTAGGCGCGTAGCGCCCTTCCAGAAATGCAGGCGCATTTTTTGTGCCCTTGCATACCCTTATGGCGGGGCTGCGTGTGGGCTCTTCGGAGCGCCGGTTCCTACTGTCCGGTAAGGCTAACCCACGCAGCTCCGTCACCCACTGATTAGCCTCAGTTGTGGCGGATACCTCCCATCCTTTATTCAGTAGGAGAAACGCCATGGAAAACCAGTTGCCCACCCTTGATTTTACCTTTCAGAATCTCGTTGTCAGAACCCTCACGCAGGAAGACGGAAGCCTTTGGTTTGTTGCCAGAGATGTATGCGATGCTCTGGGGATTACCTGGAGCGGGAACAAAATTCTTGCCTCGATTCAGGATGAATGGAAAGGGGTCGTAAAACTCACGACCCCTTCTTCCGATGACCACCGGGGCGGTGGTGAGCAGCAGCTCATCATCATCAACGAACCCGCCCTCTACAAACTGGCCTTCCGGTCCAACAAACCCGCTGCCGAAGATTTCACCAACTGGGTAGCCAGTGAAGTTCTCCCCGCCATCCGGCGAACGGGCCGCTATGGCGCTTCCGCTCCCGTAACTCTCCCCCATGGCCATGACGACCAGATCCTTCTGGCACGGCACCTTGTCCGGGAAGTGAATGGTATGCTGGCAAGCTTGAGCACCCTGAGCCAGCTTCATCAGAATATGGTGGTATCCGTCAACAACGTACTACGAACGGTCTCTGTGCTGAGCCCGGAAGTTCATCATGAGGCCTTTGTTCAGTCTCTCCGGAATCAGGGCGACGGCAAGTAAGCCTTTTCTGATTTTATAAATGAAGCCCCTGCATCGGTTCCGGTGCGGGGGTTTTTTGTTTGTGGCTGGCCCCCCGTCAAGCGAAATCATGGTCTGTTTAAGCAAAAAGAACATGCATCTGCGCTCAACTAAGGTGCAAATAGCCAATGCTGCCCCCTGTGGCCCTATACTGCGAAGGAGTTGCCCTCATTAAGGTCCTTAAGGTCCTTAAGGAAGGCAGTCTTTTGTGGCAGACAGAACCGTTGCTACCCTTGACGGGCTTTCAACCCGAAAGCACAGCCGGTCTTTTGCGGTAGCCAAATACAAAACAGGCCGGGCAAACCGGAAACCGTAGGGGCAGGCCCCCGTGCCTGCCCAAATAAAGGGGCACCATGTCCAACGTAGAAAAAATAGTCAAAATCATCTTCTCCGGAGACGATCAGGTATCCCAGGTCGCCACAGGCATCAACACCAATCTGGGCAAGCTGGGAATGGCCATGAACGTCATAGAAGATGGCGTCCGCAGCGTCACAAAACCCATGGCTGCCATGGCCGATGCCACCCTCACCACCACCGCAGCCCTCGGAGCCATGGCAGCAGCCGGAACCGGGGTGGCCATTGCCGCTGCTGGTGAGTGGTCCGACTCCTTCAACGAGATTTCCACCCTCATTGATGCCACGGGCGATGACCTCGGCATCTTCCGCAAAAACCTGCTGGATTATGGTGCGGATTCCGCCTTTGCCATGGCCGAGGTGAACGCCGCCACCTATGCGGCCATATCCGCAGGCACGGACTACAAAGACGCCATCGGCCTCATCGCCCAGACCGAACGCCTTGCCATTGCAGGCAAAGCAGAGCTTGCCGATACCACCGTGGCGCTGGTTTCCACCATGAACGCCTACGGTGCCAGTGCAGACGAAGCCTCCCGGTACTCGGACATCCTTTTCAATACGGTCAAATCCGGGCAGACCACCCTGCCGGAGCTGTCCAAATCCCTTTCTCAGGCAACATCCATCGCCGCAGCCGGAGACGTGCCCTTTGAAACTCTGGCTGCGGCCATTGCCGTTCTCACCGCCAAAGGGATGCCCACCAGCGAAGCCATGACCGCCATCCGAGGAGCCATTCAGGCCATCATCAAGCCCACGGAGCAGGCCGCCAGAGAGGCCGAGGCTTTAGGCATTGGCTTTGATGTTTCTGCCCTGAAATCCAAAGGCTTTGAGGGTGTGATGCAGGATGTGTATGCGGCCACGGATGGCAATGTGGAAACCATTGCAAGGCTTTTTGGCAGCGTGCAGGGACTCACTGGCGTATTGGCCATGTTTGGTGCCGACGGCGGCGATCATTTTCTTTCCATGCAGCAGCAGATGCGGGCCTCTTCCGGGGCGACGGATGATGCTTATGGAAAAATGGTCAAGAATATTTCTTTCCAAAACCAACAACTCCTCAACTCCATGCGGGCCACTTTCGTGACCGCAGGCCTGCCCCTGCTGGATGAATA
Coding sequences:
- a CDS encoding DUF3892 domain-containing protein, with amino-acid sequence MAKWADYGISAVRYDSDDQYIDKVKVHKDNGDTIGAGETWTRTDVLSKMDDDKTFITILKDSNDKWKKGQDIHIITVNGRRFLRTDANERAKDNLENLPK
- a CDS encoding BRO-N domain-containing protein gives rise to the protein MENQLPTLDFTFQNLVVRTLTQEDGSLWFVARDVCDALGITWSGNKILASIQDEWKGVVKLTTPSSDDHRGGGEQQLIIINEPALYKLAFRSNKPAAEDFTNWVASEVLPAIRRTGRYGASAPVTLPHGHDDQILLARHLVREVNGMLASLSTLSQLHQNMVVSVNNVLRTVSVLSPEVHHEAFVQSLRNQGDGK